In a single window of the Elaeis guineensis isolate ETL-2024a chromosome 4, EG11, whole genome shotgun sequence genome:
- the LOC105043238 gene encoding small ribosomal subunit protein eS17 translates to MGRVRTKTVKKSSRQVIERYYSRMTLDFHTNKKILEEVAIIPSKRLRNKIAGFSTHLMRRIQRGPVRGISLKLQEEERERRMDFVPDESAIKVDHIEVDKETMEMLASLGMADLPGVEKQADAPAIPVYSGRPGGYGGRRV, encoded by the coding sequence ATGGGGCGTGTCAGGACAAAGACCGTGAAGAAATCCTCTCGCCAGGTGATCGAGAGGTACTACTCTAGGATGACCCTGGACTTCCACACCAATAAGAAGATCCTCGAGGAGGTGGCGATCATCCCCTCGAAGCGGCTCCGGAACAAGATCGCCGGGTTCTCAACCCACCTGATGCGCCGGATCCAGCGCGGCCCCGTGCGCGGTATCTCTCTCAAGCTACAGGAGGAGGAGCGCGAACGCCGtatggacttcgtccccgacgaGTCCGCCATCAAGGTCGACCATATTGAGGTCGACAAGGAGACCATGGAGATGCTCGCCTCCCTCGGCATGGCTGACCTCCCCGGCGTCGAGAAGCAGGCCGACGCCCCCGCCATCCCCGTCTACTCCGGCCGTCCCGGCGGCTATGGAGGTCGGAGGGTCTAA